Proteins from one Candidatus Pantoea bituminis genomic window:
- a CDS encoding DeoR/GlpR family DNA-binding transcription regulator — translation MIPFQRQKLLLQIVEECEYVSINFLTSHFGVSHMTIRRDIAELEKHQKVKAVSGEVRKAGGESTELPRAFKVNIARDAKTAIAKSAANLLNFEKVIYLDAGTTCYEIARELATRNDLIFITNDIETTNLLIKLTRSEVYFIGGRIDKENGSSVGLLASETLSKFNIDLAFISAAAFNATGISSSDENKAQIKKGFLWFH, via the coding sequence ATGATCCCGTTTCAGCGCCAGAAACTTCTCCTGCAGATCGTCGAAGAATGTGAGTACGTCAGTATAAATTTTCTGACTTCTCATTTCGGTGTTTCTCATATGACTATCCGTCGAGATATCGCTGAGCTTGAAAAGCATCAAAAGGTCAAGGCGGTTTCCGGAGAGGTACGTAAAGCCGGCGGTGAAAGCACGGAATTGCCGCGTGCATTTAAAGTCAACATCGCGCGGGATGCAAAAACTGCAATTGCTAAATCAGCAGCAAACTTACTGAATTTCGAAAAAGTGATTTATCTTGATGCAGGCACTACCTGTTACGAGATAGCACGTGAACTCGCCACGCGAAATGATCTGATTTTTATCACCAATGATATTGAAACGACGAACCTGCTCATAAAGTTAACTCGCTCAGAGGTTTACTTCATTGGTGGTAGAATTGATAAAGAAAATGGATCTTCTGTCGGTTTGCTGGCATCGGAAACACTAAGCAAATTTAACATAGATTTGGCCTTTATCTCCGCTGCCGCGTTTAACGCTACAGGAATATCTTCCAGTGATGAGAACAAAGCTCAAATAAAAAAAGGGTTTCTTTGGTTTCATTAA
- a CDS encoding isocitrate/isopropylmalate dehydrogenase family protein: protein MKKFNIAVMPGDGIGREIMAPTLEIMDAATRNLDVGLVYDHIDAGAQFYAETGDAFPESHFERAEKADAILLGAMGHPDIRYPDGTEIGPQHDLRKRLGLYAGVRPCKTIPSLPLPLVDERTKNLDFVIIRESTEGLFAFPRGFTTDDEEYKHNLMRISRTVSKKLFDFSFKLARRRLSQGRGKNLVTHIDKANVLSSQHHAREWFYEVAKDFTDVNAAHKYVDFAALDMVRRPWEFDVMPTENQYGDILSDLAAALMGGMGMAPSGEIGDTHALFQPCHGSAPDIAGMGKANPTAMILSASMMLDYLAEKHDCEELAIASRNIEDAVLKAYEAEKLLPYELSGTSGLKEISDAVKKHLQ from the coding sequence ATGAAAAAATTCAATATTGCAGTTATGCCAGGCGATGGAATCGGTCGTGAAATCATGGCTCCAACTCTGGAGATTATGGATGCGGCTACACGTAATCTGGATGTAGGTCTGGTCTATGACCATATAGACGCAGGGGCTCAGTTTTATGCTGAAACTGGCGATGCTTTCCCTGAAAGCCATTTTGAGCGAGCAGAGAAAGCTGATGCGATTCTGTTGGGTGCGATGGGACATCCGGACATTCGTTACCCGGATGGCACGGAAATTGGACCACAACATGATTTGCGCAAGCGTCTGGGTCTTTATGCTGGTGTCCGCCCGTGTAAAACCATCCCATCTTTACCGTTACCTTTAGTTGATGAGAGAACCAAAAATCTCGACTTCGTCATTATTCGCGAATCTACCGAAGGCTTATTCGCGTTCCCGCGCGGCTTCACGACAGACGATGAAGAATACAAACATAACCTGATGCGTATCTCGCGTACGGTATCGAAGAAGCTCTTTGACTTCTCCTTTAAGCTCGCGCGCCGTCGTCTTTCTCAAGGTCGCGGTAAAAACCTCGTGACACACATCGATAAAGCCAACGTGCTGTCTTCACAGCATCACGCGCGTGAATGGTTTTATGAGGTGGCCAAAGACTTTACTGATGTCAATGCGGCGCACAAGTATGTCGATTTTGCAGCGCTAGATATGGTTCGCCGTCCGTGGGAATTTGACGTTATGCCTACTGAAAATCAGTACGGTGACATTTTGTCCGATCTCGCTGCAGCACTTATGGGTGGTATGGGGATGGCACCAAGCGGTGAAATCGGTGATACCCACGCACTTTTCCAGCCTTGCCATGGGTCTGCACCCGATATCGCTGGCATGGGTAAAGCCAATCCTACCGCAATGATTCTTTCAGCCTCCATGATGCTTGATTACCTGGCAGAGAAACACGACTGCGAGGAGCTGGCGATCGCGTCCAGAAATATTGAAGATGCGGTGCTTAAAGCCTATGAGGCAGAAAAGCTGCTGCCTTATGAACTGAGTGGAACTTCCGGCCTGAAAGAGATTTCTGATGCCGTGAAGAAACATCTGCAGTAA
- the otnK gene encoding 3-oxo-tetronate kinase, translating to MKVGIIADDYTGGTDAASFLVEEGMSCIQLSGVQLNDVPLETDAIVVSLKSRTQKPEKAVADCVATWKWLKKQGCDVIQFKYCSTFDSTSEGNIGPVTDAILNEAGLVSTIVVPSLPVNGRKVFYGNLFVKGEPLDESGMKDHPLTPMRDANLIRLMDSQSQGTTGLIDYETVEKGIIAVRQAFEGLTKQGNRYVVIDAFNDEHLATIGAAFANHPFVTGASGLSHGMAKALSNRQGDTGGSKAFKPSQGKTVVISGSCSTQTNRQVNSYKSLARTHQVDVDKLDDVDAYSEEIAEWLNANVSADYPPMICATVNKERLAEIKATYDFDVSARIEVLFTHMVKKLKQRGFSNFICAGGETSGAVTQALNVKELLVGKLICPGVPWVATLDKSLFLALKSGNFGDDDFFERAKSLIQESRY from the coding sequence ATGAAAGTTGGAATCATTGCTGATGATTATACTGGCGGCACGGATGCAGCCAGTTTTCTGGTTGAAGAGGGAATGAGTTGCATCCAGCTGAGTGGTGTCCAGTTAAATGACGTGCCACTTGAAACAGATGCCATCGTAGTAAGTCTTAAAAGTCGAACACAAAAACCTGAAAAGGCCGTTGCAGATTGTGTAGCTACTTGGAAGTGGCTGAAAAAACAAGGCTGCGATGTCATTCAGTTCAAGTATTGCTCAACTTTTGACAGCACCTCTGAGGGCAATATTGGCCCCGTTACTGATGCCATCTTGAATGAAGCGGGATTGGTTTCGACGATCGTTGTCCCTTCGCTACCGGTCAACGGCCGAAAAGTTTTCTATGGTAATCTTTTTGTCAAAGGTGAACCGCTGGACGAATCGGGCATGAAAGATCACCCGCTGACGCCAATGCGTGATGCCAATTTGATCAGACTTATGGACAGTCAGTCGCAGGGAACTACCGGCCTGATCGACTATGAAACCGTTGAGAAAGGGATTATTGCTGTACGTCAGGCTTTTGAGGGGCTGACAAAACAGGGGAACCGCTACGTTGTTATTGATGCGTTTAATGATGAACATCTGGCGACTATAGGTGCTGCATTTGCTAATCATCCCTTTGTTACTGGTGCTTCGGGTCTGAGTCATGGCATGGCTAAAGCGCTGTCCAACCGTCAGGGTGATACTGGAGGAAGTAAGGCCTTTAAGCCAAGCCAGGGTAAAACAGTGGTGATCTCAGGCTCTTGCTCGACGCAGACAAACCGGCAGGTAAACTCCTATAAGTCCCTTGCCCGCACACATCAGGTTGATGTCGATAAGCTTGACGATGTCGACGCCTACAGTGAGGAAATTGCAGAATGGTTAAATGCGAATGTTTCTGCTGATTACCCTCCAATGATCTGTGCCACAGTCAACAAGGAACGTCTGGCTGAAATTAAGGCGACATATGACTTTGACGTTTCCGCACGTATCGAAGTGCTGTTTACGCACATGGTTAAAAAATTGAAGCAGCGCGGATTCAGTAATTTTATCTGCGCAGGTGGAGAAACCTCCGGTGCCGTAACTCAGGCACTCAATGTTAAAGAACTGCTGGTGGGTAAGTTAATTTGCCCCGGCGTTCCCTGGGTTGCAACGCTGGATAAGAGCCTGTTTCTCGCACTGAAATCAGGCAATTTTGGTGACGATGATTTTTTTGAACGTGCCAAGTCTCTCATCCAGGAATCGAGGTACTGA
- a CDS encoding SfnB family sulfur acquisition oxidoreductase: MLKNQYPVDQENSTRLIKNDNEALLVAKTLAEYYEKDAAERDEKRTPPENEMERFASSGLLGCTLPVAYGGADISLTTLVEIIRVISEADPSIGQIPLTHFEAINSLKTLGSDAQKRLYFKRILAGERFGSASSERNTKHARDIKTTLNRHESRFILNGTKFYCAGSQFSQWLQVLALDDNSQLTRVLVPTNGIGVTLHNDWSGFGQRTTGSGSIVFDQVSVNEMQILPAHKLYDNQLSLQGAYVQLLHAAIDAGIASAALSDTMEFVKTKSRPWIDSGKEAAADDPYIVAAIGLLSVKQKAALGLLRKAACTLDRFKDSSVSAEVSAEVSVTVGEARILTMQIALDASQKLFELAGTGSTLSQHGLDRHWRNARTHTLHDPIRWKYKIVGSYWLNDEFPQRHSFI, from the coding sequence ATGTTAAAGAATCAATACCCAGTCGATCAGGAAAATTCGACCAGATTAATAAAAAATGATAACGAGGCGTTGTTGGTAGCCAAAACACTGGCTGAATATTATGAAAAGGATGCGGCTGAGCGCGATGAGAAGAGAACGCCGCCTGAAAATGAGATGGAGCGTTTTGCTTCTTCTGGTCTCTTAGGCTGTACTTTGCCAGTCGCCTACGGCGGTGCCGATATTTCCCTCACTACGCTTGTCGAGATTATCCGTGTAATTTCAGAAGCAGATCCCTCTATCGGTCAAATTCCATTAACGCATTTTGAAGCAATAAACAGCCTTAAAACCCTGGGATCGGACGCACAAAAACGCCTCTACTTTAAACGCATTCTGGCAGGAGAGAGATTTGGCAGTGCGTCATCGGAACGTAACACTAAACATGCTCGTGATATCAAGACAACCCTTAACCGACATGAGAGCCGATTTATCCTCAATGGCACCAAATTTTATTGTGCCGGATCTCAGTTTTCGCAGTGGCTACAGGTGTTGGCGCTTGATGATAATAGCCAACTGACACGAGTTTTAGTGCCCACTAATGGCATTGGCGTGACATTGCACAACGACTGGAGCGGTTTTGGGCAGCGTACTACTGGCAGTGGAAGCATAGTATTTGACCAGGTATCGGTTAATGAGATGCAGATCCTGCCTGCGCATAAACTGTATGACAATCAGCTTTCATTACAGGGCGCTTATGTACAACTACTGCATGCGGCGATAGACGCTGGAATTGCCTCTGCTGCACTCAGCGATACGATGGAATTTGTTAAAACAAAATCGCGCCCATGGATAGACAGCGGCAAGGAAGCGGCGGCAGACGACCCCTATATTGTGGCGGCTATCGGCTTGCTCTCTGTAAAACAAAAAGCTGCCCTCGGGTTATTGAGAAAAGCAGCCTGCACATTGGATAGGTTTAAAGACAGCAGCGTTTCGGCTGAGGTGTCCGCCGAAGTCTCAGTTACGGTTGGAGAAGCCCGTATTCTGACGATGCAAATCGCACTGGATGCTTCACAAAAACTATTTGAGCTGGCCGGCACGGGTTCGACACTCAGCCAACATGGTCTGGATCGCCACTGGCGCAATGCCCGTACGCATACTCTTCATGATCCGATTCGCTGGAAGTATAAAATTGTTGGCAGCTACTGGCTCAATGATGAGTTTCCTCAACGTCATTCTTTCATTTAA
- the dctA gene encoding C4-dicarboxylate transporter DctA, producing the protein MSWSIGGICRLIMKNLYLQVVIAMVIGILLGHYFPSMAAEMKPFGDGFIKLIKMTIGMVIFFTVVSGIANMRNFKEVGKIGGAALIYFEIVSTIALLIGMVVAHVLQPGASFNVDPAKLDASQISQYVTASHTGGMADFILSIIPKTLLGAFTGDSILPVVFVSVLMGLVLGRMGDKGKPLRDFVDAGAEWIFGIINVIMRFAPIGAFGAMAFTVGKFGVASLNSLLVLIVCFYITAVIFVFVILGSIGLKYGFNIMSVLRHFKSELLLVLATSSSDAALPSVMRKLEDLGCRPGTVGLVVPAGYVFNSDGTNIYLTMAILFLAQAMHVELTIWHQLMILAVATLTTKGSAGVPGAGFVSLVATLALVPEIPLVGVTMLLGIDRIISEGRAIVNVIGNIVATLVISNREKEITPQSLKLAMLQEKHNKSQPS; encoded by the coding sequence ATGAGCTGGAGTATTGGTGGAATATGCAGACTTATTATGAAAAATCTCTACCTACAGGTAGTCATCGCAATGGTGATTGGGATTTTATTGGGCCATTACTTTCCATCTATGGCAGCGGAAATGAAACCGTTTGGTGACGGTTTTATCAAGCTAATCAAAATGACGATTGGCATGGTCATTTTCTTTACCGTGGTGTCCGGCATCGCCAATATGCGCAACTTCAAAGAGGTGGGCAAAATTGGTGGTGCTGCGCTGATCTATTTTGAAATCGTTTCGACCATCGCATTGTTGATTGGCATGGTTGTGGCGCATGTCCTTCAACCTGGTGCCAGTTTTAATGTGGATCCGGCCAAACTCGATGCAAGTCAAATCAGCCAATACGTTACTGCCTCTCATACCGGTGGAATGGCTGATTTTATACTTAGCATAATTCCCAAAACGCTTTTGGGTGCTTTTACCGGTGACAGTATTCTCCCTGTTGTCTTTGTCTCTGTGTTAATGGGGCTGGTACTGGGACGTATGGGTGATAAGGGTAAACCTTTGCGCGATTTTGTAGACGCGGGTGCAGAATGGATTTTTGGCATCATCAACGTGATCATGCGCTTCGCACCGATCGGTGCTTTCGGTGCAATGGCATTTACCGTAGGTAAGTTTGGCGTTGCATCTCTCAATTCTCTGCTCGTGCTAATTGTTTGCTTCTACATCACTGCTGTGATTTTTGTTTTTGTGATACTGGGTTCAATCGGCCTTAAATATGGCTTTAATATCATGTCCGTGTTGCGCCATTTCAAAAGTGAACTCCTGCTGGTATTAGCGACGTCTTCATCTGATGCAGCTTTACCATCGGTAATGCGTAAGCTTGAAGATCTGGGTTGCCGTCCCGGTACTGTAGGTTTAGTTGTGCCTGCCGGTTATGTGTTCAACTCTGATGGCACCAATATCTATCTTACAATGGCCATACTTTTCCTCGCTCAGGCCATGCATGTCGAACTAACCATCTGGCACCAGTTGATGATTTTGGCCGTAGCTACCCTCACCACGAAAGGTTCAGCTGGCGTACCTGGCGCAGGCTTTGTATCGCTGGTTGCCACTCTAGCTCTTGTACCCGAAATTCCACTGGTGGGCGTAACGATGCTTTTGGGTATTGATCGCATCATTAGCGAAGGTCGCGCGATAGTTAATGTCATTGGCAATATTGTTGCCACCCTCGTTATTTCCAATCGAGAAAAAGAAATTACTCCACAAAGCCTGAAGCTGGCCATGCTTCAGGAAAAACATAACAAATCTCAGCCTTCTTAA
- a CDS encoding LysR family transcriptional regulator: MINISNLDLLTLRIFVLAAHTRSLTLTSEHVFMTLSAVSKRINELEKLIGQRLFDRRPQGLHLTPAGEFILMQAKSVVASVDLLTKNMNEFLVGISENIKVWANTSSIVQFLPNDLYAFQTLHPDMKILLEERLSIEIIKALNHAEIDIGIFSGNIDARGLEKKTYRIDQMVVVAPSMFRPEMGEECDFSQIVDQRFVGLNNGSAILDLIKDAAVSLGKTLDIPFQVTSFEAVISLIEAGLGISVLPRSAVIRTAREKLAYY; this comes from the coding sequence GTGATCAACATCAGCAATCTGGATCTGTTAACACTTCGGATTTTTGTTCTTGCAGCGCATACGCGCAGCCTGACACTGACGTCTGAGCACGTATTTATGACGCTTTCCGCGGTGAGTAAACGAATCAATGAACTGGAAAAACTTATAGGCCAGCGTCTTTTTGACCGTCGTCCTCAGGGGTTACATTTAACACCCGCCGGTGAATTCATACTGATGCAGGCAAAGTCAGTAGTGGCAAGCGTCGACTTGCTTACTAAGAACATGAATGAGTTTTTGGTGGGGATCAGTGAAAATATAAAGGTTTGGGCTAATACGTCATCAATAGTGCAATTTCTACCCAATGATCTCTATGCATTTCAAACTTTACATCCGGATATGAAGATCTTGCTTGAAGAGAGACTGAGCATTGAAATTATAAAAGCACTGAATCATGCCGAAATTGATATCGGGATTTTCTCTGGTAATATTGATGCACGAGGCTTGGAGAAGAAAACCTATCGCATTGATCAGATGGTCGTAGTGGCACCCTCAATGTTCAGGCCAGAAATGGGAGAGGAGTGTGACTTTTCGCAAATTGTCGATCAGCGCTTCGTCGGACTCAATAATGGCAGCGCCATTCTGGATCTCATTAAAGACGCGGCTGTTTCTCTAGGTAAAACGCTTGATATTCCCTTTCAGGTTACCTCGTTTGAAGCCGTCATCAGCCTTATTGAGGCGGGATTGGGCATTTCAGTTTTGCCGCGTTCTGCTGTAATACGCACCGCCAGAGAGAAACTTGCGTATTATTAA
- a CDS encoding ABC transporter substrate-binding protein, giving the protein MTSFNKKNLVTAIITISSVTFILSTHAATPADTLVVAKNLEDVISLDPAEAYENTTGEIINNSYSRLVHRDKHDATKIVGDVAQSWDVSSDGKTYTFTLNPAEKFPSGRAIAAEDVVYSLQRVILLNKTPAFLLRNFGWNKDNVNSNVQAIKGKVIIHIQDAIAPQLVLQILATSVTSVVDEKLLQQHSKDNDYGNGWLRTAWAGSGPFSIQTWQPKQAIVLEKNSAYYGEQAKISRVIFRHVPDSSTQTLLLTKGDVDLAYNLQPDQLADLIKDKQFKTVDSLKLTQIYIPLNQKVEPLKSDKVREALKYLIDYQGIKNNLLKGQWVIHQSFYGIGQPGVLTDNPYHLDVAKAKQLLDEAGYKQGFELKMDVENTSPYPDIAQSIQSTFALAGVRLKLVTSDRRQIVTEYRDRKHQTILWHASVDYNDPNASAADYAYNTDNSLHSTNRNRAWRSSWIDHNINKLTDLALHEKDPQKRLSDYQTLQRDMWKVSPYIFLFQQKERLAINGHVQDLVTGPNYDATLYNYVVKR; this is encoded by the coding sequence ATGACATCGTTTAATAAAAAGAATTTGGTCACTGCTATCATTACAATAAGCTCTGTGACATTTATCCTTTCGACACATGCTGCAACACCAGCGGATACTCTTGTAGTGGCAAAAAACTTGGAGGATGTCATCTCGCTGGATCCCGCTGAGGCGTATGAAAACACCACCGGCGAAATCATTAACAACAGCTATTCAAGGCTAGTACATCGCGATAAGCATGACGCGACCAAAATCGTTGGCGACGTGGCACAGAGTTGGGATGTTTCCAGCGATGGCAAGACATACACATTTACGCTTAACCCAGCCGAGAAGTTTCCGTCCGGTCGGGCCATCGCCGCAGAGGATGTTGTTTACTCTTTACAGCGGGTGATCTTGCTAAATAAAACCCCTGCCTTCCTGCTGCGAAATTTCGGCTGGAATAAAGACAATGTAAACAGCAATGTTCAGGCAATTAAAGGTAAAGTCATCATTCATATACAGGATGCAATCGCACCGCAATTGGTGTTGCAGATTCTGGCAACATCAGTAACTTCAGTTGTAGATGAGAAGCTATTACAGCAGCACTCTAAAGATAACGATTATGGAAATGGGTGGTTACGCACTGCCTGGGCGGGTTCTGGCCCCTTCTCTATCCAGACATGGCAACCCAAGCAAGCCATCGTTCTGGAGAAAAACAGTGCCTATTATGGTGAGCAGGCAAAAATTTCACGCGTGATTTTCCGCCACGTACCTGACAGCAGTACTCAGACGCTTTTACTTACAAAAGGAGACGTAGATTTAGCTTACAACCTTCAACCAGACCAGTTAGCTGATTTAATCAAAGACAAACAATTTAAAACTGTCGACTCGCTGAAATTGACACAGATCTACATTCCACTCAACCAGAAGGTCGAACCGCTTAAAAGCGACAAAGTACGTGAAGCACTGAAATATCTCATCGATTATCAGGGGATCAAGAATAATCTGTTAAAAGGCCAGTGGGTTATACATCAGTCTTTTTACGGTATTGGACAGCCCGGCGTACTGACCGACAATCCCTACCATCTTGACGTAGCCAAAGCTAAACAGCTGCTTGATGAGGCTGGATATAAACAAGGCTTCGAGCTCAAAATGGATGTAGAGAATACTTCACCTTACCCGGATATAGCTCAATCAATTCAGTCTACCTTTGCACTGGCAGGTGTAAGGCTTAAACTGGTCACCTCCGACCGCCGGCAAATTGTCACTGAATATCGAGATCGTAAACATCAGACCATTTTATGGCATGCCTCCGTAGACTATAACGATCCCAATGCATCCGCAGCTGATTACGCCTACAACACGGATAACAGTTTGCACTCAACAAACCGTAACCGGGCCTGGCGTAGCAGCTGGATAGACCACAACATCAATAAACTTACCGATCTCGCTCTTCATGAAAAAGATCCTCAAAAACGCCTCTCTGATTATCAGACGCTACAGCGCGATATGTGGAAGGTTTCACCTTATATATTTCTGTTCCAGCAGAAAGAACGTCTTGCCATTAATGGCCATGTTCAAGACCTGGTCACCGGGCCAAATTACGACGCAACACTCTATAACTACGTCGTAAAACGTTGA
- a CDS encoding putative quinol monooxygenase: MLTVLVKMVVDENDYPRFKPLLLSNAATSLTEPGCDFFSVSEMTNEESHQVEFLLYEEYKDMEAFKVHLKTAHFLSFDAETAGMLVSKDVMFYDLIQK, encoded by the coding sequence ATGTTAACTGTCTTAGTGAAGATGGTAGTGGATGAGAATGACTACCCGCGCTTCAAACCCCTCCTGCTTTCAAATGCTGCCACTTCATTGACTGAGCCAGGTTGTGATTTCTTCAGTGTTTCTGAAATGACGAATGAAGAATCACATCAGGTCGAGTTCCTTCTCTATGAAGAATATAAAGATATGGAAGCTTTCAAAGTGCATCTGAAGACTGCTCATTTTCTCAGCTTTGATGCTGAAACTGCCGGAATGCTGGTGAGCAAAGACGTTATGTTTTACGACCTTATTCAAAAATAA
- a CDS encoding SfnB family sulfur acquisition oxidoreductase: protein MSEFIRLTAPGISKPAHVIRSNSEALEVIEALIPVIKETAAARDSTRALPVRELVLLAQSGLQGITVPEAYGGADVSARTLVEVVIKLSEADPSVGQIPQTHFYSVECFRLLGNKQQQQYFFNEVLKGKRFGNAVAETQGKTASALHRSTIISKTPAGNRINGTKAYCTGALLCDWLAVFVKDNDGFQHMAYVPKESSGLTLRNDWTAMGQRTTASGTVLLDNVLVNRADVLPFQSLFDNPTRLGPYSQLYHAAIQIGIARAALNDFRSFVTSRSRPWIDCEMGFAAKDTLLLADFGALMTDLHAAETLIIDAAEVVDSIKSSPGASSLAKASIAVAEVKILSTELCLNASNKLIEHAGSQALLAQYNLDRHWRNARTHTLHDPVRWKYAAVGDYYLNGILPPRRGYI, encoded by the coding sequence GTGTCAGAATTTATTCGCCTCACCGCACCCGGGATCTCAAAGCCTGCCCATGTTATACGATCGAACAGCGAAGCGCTGGAAGTCATTGAAGCTCTTATTCCCGTTATCAAAGAGACTGCTGCCGCTCGTGATTCTACGCGTGCTTTACCCGTTCGCGAGCTTGTCCTCTTAGCGCAAAGTGGGTTGCAGGGGATAACTGTACCTGAAGCGTATGGTGGTGCCGATGTGAGCGCACGTACGCTGGTGGAAGTTGTGATAAAACTAAGCGAGGCCGACCCATCCGTTGGCCAAATTCCACAAACGCATTTCTATTCGGTTGAGTGCTTCCGTTTACTGGGTAACAAGCAACAGCAGCAATATTTTTTTAATGAAGTATTAAAGGGAAAGCGTTTTGGCAATGCTGTTGCTGAAACTCAGGGTAAAACTGCATCAGCTTTACATCGCTCCACTATTATTTCAAAAACACCAGCTGGTAATCGCATCAATGGGACTAAAGCATATTGCACTGGGGCATTGTTGTGCGACTGGCTGGCCGTTTTTGTTAAAGACAATGATGGATTCCAGCACATGGCTTATGTGCCAAAAGAAAGCAGCGGACTGACATTGCGCAATGACTGGACGGCAATGGGACAGCGTACAACAGCCAGCGGCACGGTGCTGCTCGATAATGTGTTGGTCAACAGGGCAGACGTTCTGCCTTTTCAGTCATTATTTGATAATCCAACCCGGTTAGGACCCTATTCTCAGCTTTATCATGCAGCCATACAGATTGGCATTGCGCGAGCTGCTCTGAATGATTTCAGATCGTTTGTGACCAGTCGTTCACGGCCATGGATAGACTGTGAAATGGGATTTGCCGCAAAGGACACCTTGCTGTTGGCAGATTTTGGTGCCCTGATGACAGATTTGCACGCCGCTGAAACGCTGATCATAGACGCTGCTGAGGTCGTCGATTCTATTAAATCATCCCCTGGAGCATCGTCTCTGGCGAAAGCATCAATAGCGGTCGCCGAAGTTAAAATACTTTCAACCGAACTTTGCCTGAATGCCAGTAATAAGCTTATTGAGCATGCCGGTTCTCAAGCTTTACTGGCGCAGTACAATTTGGACCGGCACTGGCGGAACGCGAGAACTCATACTCTGCATGATCCTGTACGCTGGAAATATGCCGCAGTGGGGGATTATTATCTCAATGGCATTTTACCACCGCGACGTGGTTATATCTGA
- a CDS encoding Ldh family oxidoreductase → MTIENDVLVSENQLTAFSTQILKNIGVPSNDAEIVVKNLIEADLRGVYSHGVVRFPIYVKRILDGGTNPKARMSILRETRTTAVIDGDNGLGHLVGVQAMQLAIEKAAEGDCVFVAVKNSNHFGAAAYYTEMAARHNMIGFSFTIGAINHMTPWGGAEAMLGNNPFSVAFPTREDFPVVLDMACSIAARGKIIVAAKEGKPIPNDWATGPDGLPTTDAVEALKGFVTPLGGPKGYALTLTVGLLSTMLSGAFFGSDVGDLYEETSTAQNSGHLFGVLPVSSFDEIENYLSRMDKAMADMRNAKKATGIERIYLPGEREHLSLLKSRKEGIPLGQALFKELVALGEKHHLSLEKIG, encoded by the coding sequence ATGACAATTGAAAATGATGTACTGGTCTCTGAAAACCAATTAACTGCATTTAGCACTCAGATTTTAAAGAATATTGGCGTTCCCTCAAATGATGCTGAAATTGTGGTAAAGAACCTCATTGAGGCCGATCTGCGAGGAGTTTACTCACATGGCGTAGTACGTTTCCCAATTTACGTAAAGAGGATACTTGATGGTGGCACGAACCCAAAAGCCAGGATGAGTATTCTACGCGAGACACGGACTACTGCCGTTATTGATGGCGATAACGGACTGGGTCATCTCGTCGGCGTTCAGGCCATGCAATTAGCTATAGAGAAAGCTGCCGAAGGCGATTGCGTTTTTGTTGCAGTGAAGAACAGCAATCACTTCGGAGCTGCAGCCTATTACACCGAAATGGCTGCGCGACATAATATGATTGGCTTTTCCTTCACTATAGGCGCAATTAATCACATGACGCCCTGGGGCGGTGCCGAAGCCATGCTGGGGAATAACCCCTTCTCCGTAGCTTTCCCGACACGAGAAGATTTTCCCGTGGTTCTGGATATGGCATGCAGTATCGCGGCGCGTGGAAAAATTATCGTTGCGGCCAAAGAAGGTAAACCTATTCCGAACGACTGGGCAACCGGGCCGGATGGGCTTCCCACCACTGATGCGGTTGAAGCACTGAAGGGCTTTGTTACGCCACTCGGTGGCCCTAAAGGTTATGCTCTGACTTTAACCGTTGGTCTTTTGAGCACCATGCTGTCAGGTGCATTCTTTGGCAGTGATGTCGGAGACCTTTACGAGGAAACATCAACAGCGCAGAACAGTGGTCACTTGTTTGGTGTCTTGCCAGTGTCTTCATTTGATGAGATAGAAAATTATTTAAGCCGGATGGATAAGGCAATGGCCGATATGCGTAACGCTAAGAAAGCCACTGGTATTGAACGTATATACCTTCCAGGAGAACGTGAGCATCTCTCTTTATTGAAAAGTCGTAAAGAGGGCATTCCGTTAGGGCAAGCATTATTTAAGGAGTTAGTTGCGTTAGGAGAAAAACATCATTTATCTCTTGAAAAAATTGGGTAG